One genomic region from Candida albicans SC5314 chromosome 6, complete sequence encodes:
- the CHC1 gene encoding clathrin heavy chain (Clathrin heavy chain; subunit of the major coat protein; role in intracellular protein transport and endocytosis; flow model and rat catheter biofilm repressed), giving the protein MSNDIPIDFTELTQLTELGIPQTSLDFKSTTLESDHYICVRESGAQGNTVAIVNLKNNNEVTRKNMTADNAIMHPKEFVISLRANGTTLQIFNLGSKQRLKAFTMDQPVIFWKWLDDTYLGLVTQSSIYYWNVFDGTNNGPTKLTDRHHTLNNCQIINFVAEPDLNWFAVTGIAQEDGRIAGHIQLYSKSRNVSQAIEGHVCKFASISLSGGVQPTKVFCVGNKNAQGQGNMHIIEIDHVDGNPQFQKKVVDIFFPPDASNDFPISLQASNKYGIVYVLTKYGFIHLYDMETGANLFVNRITADPVFTASSYNDGTGLITINKAGQVLSVEVSRDKIIPYVLDKLSNVPLALALSSRGGFPGAENLFQQQFQTYLNQGDYSNAAKVAASSEQLRTQDTINKLKNITPQPGQISPILQYFSTLLDRGTLNKFESIELAKPVLQQDRKPLFEKWLKEDKLTSSEELGDIVKSYNDTTLALAVYIRANVNIKVVSCLAELGQFDKILPYCQKVGYNPDYTNLIQNLVRVNPDKASEFATSLLSSPDANLNVEQIADLFFSQNYIQQGTAFLLDALKNDTPAEGHLQTKVLEINLLHAPQVADAILGNQMFSHYDKPTIGKLCEKSGLFQRALEHYDDLKDIKRVIVHTNVLPSDWLVSYFGQLNVDQSVACIKELLSNNMQQNLQVVIQVATKYSDLIGAAKLIKIFEEYKCTEGLYYYLSSIVNLTQDPDVVFKYIQAAARMNQTKEIERVVRDNNVYNGEKVKNFLKEFKLDDQLPLIIVCDRFNFVHDLILYLYKNQYFKFIEVYVQSVNPANTPQVVAGVLDVDCDENIIKGLLMSVLGRVPIKELVEEVEKRNRLKILLPFLEKTLEGGSNDQEVYNTLAKIYIDSNNSPEKFLQENNNYDTLVVGKYCEKRDPYLAYISYSKGGNDDQLISITNENKMYKYQARYLLSKSDIELWNKVLSSDNIHRRQLVDQVISTGIPELDDPEPISITVKAFMENDLPEELMELLEKIILEPSPFSENASLQGLMILTAIKADSSKVSSYIEKLDKFDPNEIAPLCIDNGLNEEAFEVYDKFELRSEAMKVLVEDIVSLDRAEQYAEKYDTPELWYQLGTAQLDGLRIPEAIDSYVKSKNPENFAQVIEIAEHAGKEEELITFLDMARETLREPVVDGALINAYATLDRLSDMEKFVGGSNVADLEAIGDKLFEAKNYKGAKILYSNVSKYSKLATTLVYLGDYQGAVDCARKASNTQVWKQVNSACIENKEFRLAQICGLNLIIDAEELPELVKTYEYNGYFNELIALFENGLSLERAHMGMFTELAILYAKYSPEKVMEHLKLFWSRINIPKVLTACEDAHLYPELIFLYCHYEEWDNAALTMIEKSEVAFDHSSFKEIIVKAPNLEIHYKAIQFYMNENPSLLVDLLKVLTPKLDLPRVVRMFVQSDNLPMIKPFLISVLDKNNSVVNSAYHDLLIEEEDYKSLRSSIENESNNRFNKLDLAERLEKHDLIFFRQIAATLYTKEKKFNRAISILKTDKLWPDLLRTVAISKSKKIAHELLDYFVETGNHECFVALLYTSYEFIANDYVMELSWLHNLSNFIKPYEISIAFENQKKLNEVYQDLQKRKEADRKQEEEPGVGQPLMLTNGPMSYQGTGATGIGL; this is encoded by the coding sequence ATGTCGAACGATATTCCTATTGACTTTACTGAATTAACCCAGTTGACCGAATTGGGAATTCCACAGACTTCGTTGgatttcaaatcaacaactttGGAATCAGATCACTACATATGTGTCCGTGAATCTGGAGCTCAAGGAAACACCGTTGCAATtgtcaatttgaaaaacaacaatgaaGTGACTAGAAAAAATATGACCGCCGATAATGCCATTATGCATCCTAAGGAATTTGTTATTTCATTGAGAGCCAATGGAACCACTTTACAAATTTTCAACTTGGGATCAAAACAAAGATTGAAGGCTTTCACTATGGATCAACCAGTGATATTTTGGAAATGGCTCGACGATACATATTTAGGGTTGGTAACACAATCATCAATCTACTATTGGAATGTATTTGATGGAACCAACAATGGACCAACCAAATTGACCGATAGACACCACACATTGAACAATTGTCAAATCATAAACTTTGTCGCTGAACCtgatttgaattggttTGCTGTCACCGGTATTGCTCAAGAAGATGGTCGTATCGCTGGTCACATCCAATTATActcaaaatcaagaaatgtTTCGCAAGCTATCGAAGGTCATGTATGTAAATTTGCTTCTATATCTTTATCTGGAGGTGTCCAACCAACTAAAGTTTTCTGTGTTGGTAACAAGAATGCCCAAGGTCAAGGCAACATGCATATTATTGAGATTGATCATGTTGATGGCAATCCccaatttcaaaagaaaGTGGTTGACATTTTCTTTCCACCTGATGCTTCCAATGATTTCCCAATCAGTTTACAAGCTTCTAACAAGTACGGTATTGTTTATGTATTGACCAAATACGGGTTCATTCACTTGTATGATATGGAAACTGGGGCCAACTTGTTTGTCAACAGAATAACTGCCGATCCAGTATTCACTGCTTCTAGTTATAACGATGGCACTGGTTTAATAACTATCAACAAGGCTGGTCAAGTTTTAAGTGTTGAAGTTTCCCGTGACAAGATCATTCCTTATGTTTTggataaattatcaaatgtCCCATTGGCTTTAGCTTTATCCTCTCGTGGTGGATTCCCAGGGGCTGAAAACTTgttccaacaacaattccAAACTTACTTGAACCAAGGTGATTACAGTAATGCCGCTAAAGTTGCCGCTTCATCTGAGCAATTGCGTACTCAAGATaccatcaacaaattgaagaatattaCTCCTCAACCAGGCCAAATATCACCAATTTTGCAATATTTCTCCACTTTGTTAGACAGAGGTACtttgaacaaatttgaaTCGATTGAATTGGCAAAACCAGTTTTACAACAAGATCGTAAAccattatttgaaaaatggttGAAAGAAGACAAATTGACATCTTCAGAAGAATTAGGGGATATCGTCAAGTCTTACAATGATACAACTTTGGCACTTGCTGTTTATATTAGAGCCAATGTAAATATCAAAGTGGTTTCTTGTTTAGCTGAATTAGGccaatttgataaaattttgCCATACTGTCAAAAAGTTGGTTACAATCCTGATTACAccaatttgattcaaaacTTGGTTAGAGTCAACCCTGATAAGGCCAGTGAATTTGCTACTTCCTTATTGTCAAGTCCAGATGCCAACTTAAACGTTGAACAAATTGCTGACTTGTTCTTTTCACAAAATTACATTCAACAAGGTACTGCATTCTTATTGGATGCTTTGAAAAACGACACTCCAGCTGAAGGTCACTTGCAAACCAAAGTTTTGGAAATCAACTTGTTACATGCACCTCAAGTTGCTGATGCCATTTTAGGTAATCAAATGTTTAGTCATTATGATAAACCAACCATTGGTAAATTATGTGAGAAATCAGGATTATTCCAAAGAGCTTTGGAACATtatgatgatttgaaagataTTAAGAGAGTCATTGTTCACACTAATGTTTTACCAAGTGATTGGTTGGTTTCGTATTTTGGTCAATTGAATGTCGATCAATCTGTCGCTTGTATCAAAGAATTGTTGAGTAACAATATGCAACAAAACTTGCAAGTGGTTATTCAAGTAGCCACAAAATACTCAGATTTGATTGGTGCTGCcaaattaatcaaaatttttgaagAGTACAAGTGTACTGAAGGATTGTACTATTATTTAAGTTCTATTGTCAATTTGACTCAAGACCCAGAtgttgttttcaaatacaTTCAAGCTGCAGCTAGAATGAACCAAACCAAAGAAATCGAAAGAGTGGTTAGAGATAACAATGTTTATAACGGTGAAAAAGTGAAGAActttttgaaagaatttaAATTGGATGATCAATTACCTTTAATCATTGTTTGTGATAGATTCAACTTTGTTCacgatttgattttgtatttgtaCAAGAATCAATACTTTAAGTTTATTGAAGTTTATGTTCAATCAGTTAATCCAGCCAATACTCCACAAGTTGTTGCCGGTGTATTGGATGTTGATTGTGATGAAAACATCATTAAAGGCTTGTTAATGTCTGTTTTGGGTAGAGTTCCAATCAAAGAATTGGTTGAAGAAGTCGAAAAGAGAAACAGATTGAAAATCTTGTTACCATTCTTGGAAAAAACATTAGAAGGCGGATCTAATGATCAAGAAGTATACAACACTTTAGCTAAAATCTACATTGATTCCAACAATTCACCAGAAAAGTTTTTGcaagaaaacaacaactacgATACATTGGTTGTTGGTAAATACTGTGAAAAGAGAGATCCATATTTGGCTTATATTTCTTATTCTAAAGGTGGCAACGATGACCAATTGATTTCTATTACCAACGAAAATAAAATGTACAAATACCAAGCCAGATATTTGTTATCTAAGTCTGACATTGAGTTATGGAACAAAGTTTTAAGCTCTGACAATATCCACAGAAGACAATTGGTTGATCAAGTCATTTCCACTGGTATTCCAGAATTGGATGACCCAGAACCAATCTCAATTACTGTTAAGGCATTTATGGAAAATGATTTACCAGAAGAGTTGAtggaattattagaaaagaTCATTTTGGAACCATCTCCATTCAGTGAAAATGCATCATTACAAggattgatgattttgacTGCTATCAAAGCTGATTCATCGAAAGTGTCTAgttatattgaaaaattagaCAAATTTGACCCTAACGAAATTGCTCCATTATGTATTGATAATGGATTGAATGAAGAAGCATTTGAAGTTTACgacaaatttgaattaagaTCAGAAGCTATGAAAGTTTTAGTTGAAGATATTGTTTCATTAGACAGAGCTGAACAATACGCTGAGAAATATGACACCCCTGAATTGTGGTACCAATTGGGTACTGCACAATTGGATGGTTTACGTATCCCAGAAGCAATTGACTCTTATGTTAAATCTAAGAACCCAGAAAATTTCGCTCAAGTGATTGAAATTGCTGAACATGCTGgaaaggaagaagaattaattaCTTTCTTGGATATGGCCAGAGAAACATTAAGAGAACCAGTTGTTGATGGTGCTCTTATTAATGCTTATGCCACTTTAGATAGATTGAGTGATATGGaaaaatttgttggtgGCTCCAATGTTGCTGATTTGGAAGCTATTGGTgacaaattatttgaagcAAAGAATTATAAAGGTGCTAAAATTTTGTATTCTAACGTTTCCAAATATTCCAAATTAGCTACTACTTTGGTTTACTTGGGTGATTACCAAGGTGCTGTTGACTGTGCTAGAAAAGCTTCTAACACTCAAGTTTGGAAACAAGTTAACAGTGCTtgtattgaaaacaaagagTTCAGATTGGCTCAAATTTGTggtttgaatttgattatcGATGCTGAAGAATTGCCTGAATTGGTCAAGACTTACGAATACAATGGTTATTTCAACGAATTGATTGCTCTTTTCGAGAATGGGTTGAGTTTGGAAAGAGCTCACATGGGTATGTTCACCGAATTGGCTATCTTGTATGCTAAATACTCTCCAGAAAAAGTTATGGagcatttgaaattattctGGTCTAGAATTAATATTCCAAAAGTTTTGACTGCATGTGAAGATGCACACTTGTACCCAGAATTGATCTTTTTGTACTGTCATTACGAGGAATGGGATAATGCTGCATTGACCatgattgaaaaatcagAAGTTGCATTTGACCACTCTTCTTTCAAGGAAATCATTGTTAAGGCACCAAACTTGGAAATTCATTACAAGGCTATTCAATTCTACATGAATGAAAACCCTTCGTTGttggttgatttattgaaagtGTTAACACCAAAATTAGATTTGCCAAGAGTTGTTAGAATGTTTGTTCAAAGTGACAACTTGCCAATGATTAAaccatttttgatttctgtTTTGGATAAGAACAATTCTGTTGTTAATTCTGCTTACcatgatttattaattgaagaagaagattatAAATCTTTGAGATCAtctattgaaaatgaaagcAACAAtagattcaataaattggatTTGGCTGAAAGATTGGAAAAGcatgatttgattttctttagACAAATTGCTGCTACTTTATACactaaagaaaagaaattcaataGAGCCATTTCCATTTTGAAAACTGACAAATTATGGCCAGATTTATTAAGAACGGTTGCTATTTCCAAATCTAAAAAGATTGCTcatgaattattagattACTTTGTTGAAACAGGTAATCATGAATGTTTTGTTGCCTTGTTGTATACTTCCTATGAATTCATTGCTAATGATTACGTGATGGAATTATCATGGTTGCACAACTTGTCCAACTTTATTAAACCATATGAGATTTCCATTGCTTTTGAAAAtcagaagaaattgaatgaagTATACCAAGATTTacaaaagagaaaagaagCAGATagaaaacaagaagaagaaccaGGTGTTGGCCAACCATTGATGCTTACTAATGGACCAATGAGTTATCAAGGTACTGGTGCCACTGGAATTGGKTTA
- a CDS encoding uncharacterized protein (Secreted potein; Hap43-repressed; fluconazole-induced; regulated by Tsa1, Tsa1B under H2O2 stress conditions; induced by Mnl1p under weak acid stress; Spider biofilm induced): MKFATITSIAIVALAQSATALRTVTLKTFGYPPPQYPEVTGKSVSAWHEGAGINYLLIAEPATKFTYDEESKHLYFEGGQGPNGPLKWYFTIGDGEPGILQANPTDHPTEITIDNLGFITFEGSYNVKGVKNIDDPYNYSKDHYVLAKYDKEAPSDAVPVFFQAIDA; the protein is encoded by the coding sequence atgAAATTCGCTACTATTACCTCAATTGCTATCGTCGCTCTTGCTCAATCTGCTACTGCCTTAAGAACAGTCACTTTGAAAACTTTTGGTtatccaccaccacaataTCCAGAAGTCACTGGTAAATCAGTTTCGGCATGGCATGAAGGTGCAGGTATCAATTATCTTCTTATTGCTGAACCAGCTACTAAATTCACTTATGATGAAGAATCCAaacatttatattttgaagGTGGTCAAGGTCCTAATGGTCCATTGAAATGGTATTTCACTATTGGTGATGGTGAACCAGGTATTTTACAAGCTAACCCAACTGATCATCCAACCGAAATCactattgataatttaggTTTTATTACTTTTGAAGGATCTTATAATGTTAAAGGagttaaaaatattgatgatcCTTATAATTATTCTAAAGATCATTATGTTTTGGCTAAATATGATAAAGAAGCTCCTTCTGATGCTGTACCAGTCTTTTTCCAAGCCATTGATGCTTAG
- a CDS encoding uncharacterized protein (S. cerevisiae ortholog Pxl1 localizes to sites of polarized growth and is required for selection and/or maintenance of polarized growth sites; Hog1p-repressed), whose amino-acid sequence MMTPQMMSFPNFIREAEQTTRPLDHAFPPLKVEHKYKSVYERAGFDVNKGDNSHRNQSDNKSIGSGMKKRNFSNPRIQHGSTNNSSSSLPQVNTRKAPIPPPQLKTDSSDRVVSPTSSSSSKSSKSSSMNSNFTGTHKSNSSHTTLRNTAEFNGAFEQPLTTGSSTTTFFGENDVQPKPSNGNPMSTVDVGLTAANTNVPTKPHFDNKSMHEHHQIGSNVLSENKNASITTRNEDNSPNRPAFDAHNDQFDFSPSPSQSGKNLKNLKLELNHDNLSDTSSLPDVNQNQKFESSNNPYQSRNSSSDGPVKDIYAQQGYQTQSQPNSQPGSANSGVRFDPRRQRHQPASATSSKFPAQNSPQYPMVHPQQRGPAPYPASPMGTPGHGSQYPPPPPSQQQQRNMSPTSGHSQQRIVSPVSMHSQQRHMSPTGMHHHQQMQNQRPNQPPVPRMGGMHPNPKQPQLPLMTLGGQKQPYYPQSPGAPPLRSQNRPYPQPQGNVHGHPPAHQSGMQQQQQGYPRPQGPPQQTRQRQQTYSQIRDDKLSSALNEFKSDYESHKGSNDSPTTSNTETDLPSSSSSDLDLYKSTPAKDSLNNTPEINDYRFSYEATKQQQQHQVKPVAATTATNDPSAQFQNFTTQQLAKEGDLNTEYQQFLKQKEIGKRDNYDNRHLSMVSSIISKESNNSNEDEIEKELERQLEKLKMSGSSINLSKVESQGGNGSNAGTDYATPDTTMIIPKFNIQDVDDDPEPQLENVQNELELEEETTRPLTITRTNSTYEDEVAPAQVEEPIAKSVKFTELQPEAKITSNVPQPQPGYPINDSFGIDDDDNDNGDDEYVKPLSPKNHLIEQELQSMNFQISQTTESPTTLINQTFESTTIATKDPLPSGTGPCRSCHESISPDAKGQLRAIYSKTGELSGQWHRKCFQCCYHEGDATDGIKCNIQFNKHVQCYVFDDQPYCFQHYHILNNSICQHCEDGIEGECIENELMEKWHLQCLKCSNCHMGIRQDYYIVNEHDIICHECKTNNNMGLNVQDRIEKRRTRIYNNV is encoded by the coding sequence ATGATGACTCCACAAATGATGTCTTTTCCAAATTTCATTAGAGAAGCGGAACAAACTACTAGACCATTAGATCATGCCTTCCCACCTTTGAAAGTAGAACACAAGTATAAAAGTGTTTACGAAAGAGCCGGGTTTGATGTAAATAAAGGTGACAATAGTCACCGTAATCAAAGTGATAATAAATCGATTGGTTCAGGTATGAAAAAGAGGAATTTTTCCAATCCTAGGATACAACATGGCAGTACAAACaactcatcatcatcattgcCACAGGTAAACACTAGAAAGGCACCAATTCCTCCACCACAATTGAAGACTGATTCTTCGGATCGAGTAGTGTCCCCCACTTCGTCTAGTTCATCTAAATCCAGCAAATCGCTGTCaatgaattcaaattttacTGGCACACATAAAAGCAATAGCTCTCACACCACTTTGAGAAATACTGCTGAATTCAACGGTGCATTTGAACAACCATTGACAACAGGgtcttcaacaacaacatttttCGGTGAAAATGATGTACAACCAAAGCCTTCAAATGGTAACCCAATGTCTACTGTCGATGTTGGGCTAACAGCAGCTAACACTAATGTTCCAACAAAGCCACATTTTGACAACAAATCAATGCATGAACACCACCAAATCGGCTCAAACGTACTATCAGAAAATAAGAATGcatcaataacaacaagaaatgaGGATAATTCACCTAATAGACCTGCTTTTGACGCACATAACGaccaatttgatttcagtCCTTCACCTAGTCAAAGTGGGAAAAACttgaagaatttaaaaCTTGAGTTAAATCATGATAACTTGTCCGATACTAGCAGCTTGCCAGATGTGAACCAGAACCAAAAGTTTGaatcttcaaataatcCATATCAATCTAGAAACTCTTCTAGTGATGGTCCAGTAAAAGATATTTATGCACAACAAGGATATCAAACGCAATCACAACCAAATTCTCAACCTGGATCTGCTAATTCAGGAGTCAGATTTGATCCTAGAAGACAGCGTCATCAACCAGCAAGTGCTACTTCAAGTAAATTTCCTGCTCAAAATTCCCCTCAATATCCAATGGTACACCCACAACAAAGGGGACCAGCTCCTTATCCAGCGAGTCCAATGGGCACGCCTGGTCATGGCTCTCAATATCCTccgccaccaccatcacaacaacaacaacgtaATATGTCACCCACAAGTGGACACTCACAACAACGCATTGTTTCTCCTGTAAGTATGCATTCACAACAACGTCACATGTCACCAACAGGTAtgcaccaccaccaacaaatgCAAAATCAAAGACCAAATCAACCACCAGTGCCACGAATGGGAGGTATGCACCCAAATCCGAAACAACCACAATTGCCATTAATGACTCTTGGTGGTCAGAAACAACCATACTATCCACAATCACCAGGTGCCCCACCATTAAGACTGCAAAATAGACCTTATCCACAGCCCCAAGGAAACGTGCATGGCCATCCACCAGCTCACCAACTGGGAatgcagcaacaacaacaaggtTATCCACGCCCACAAGGTCCACCACAACAGACTAGACAAAGACAACAAACTTATTCTCAAATAAGAGATGACAAGTTGTCATCTGCATTGAATGAGTTTAAGAGTGACTATGAAAGTCATAAAGGAAGTAACGATTCACCTACAACATCAAATACAGAAACAGATTTGCCAAgttcttcatcttcagaCTTGGATTTATATAAATCTACGCCTGCAAAGGACTCTTTGAATAATACTCCTGAAATCAATGATTATAGATTTTCTTATGAAGCCactaaacaacaacaacagcatcAAGTAAAACCAGTGGCAGCAACAACCGCCACCAATGATCCTTCTGCacaattccaaaatttcaCTACACAACAATTGGCCAAAGAAGGTGATTTAAATACCgaatatcaacaatttttgaaacaaaaagaaattggtaAACGTGATAATTATGATAATCGTCATTTATCTATGGTCAGTTCTATAATCAGTAAAGAATCCAATAACAGTAATGaggatgaaattgaaaaggAATTAGAAAGACAATTGgaaaagttgaaaatgTCAGGCAGTAGTATTAATCTTAGTAAAGTTGAATCACAAGGTGGTAATGGTAGTAATGCTGGTACTGATTATGCTACACCTGATACTACTATGATAATTCCCAAATTTAATATCCAAGATGTTGATGACGATCCTGAACCACAATTGGAGAATGTACAAaatgaattagaattagaagaagagaCTACTAGACCATTGACTATTACTCGTACAAATTCAACCTATGAAGATGAAGTGGCACCAGCACAAGTGGAAGAACCAATTGCTAAAAGTGTTAAATTCACTGAATTACAACCTGAAGCAAAAATCACATCTAATGTTCCACAACCTCAGCCTGGTTATCCAATCAATGATTCATTTggaattgatgatgatgataatgataatggaGATGATGAATATGTTAAACCATTATCACCtaaaaatcatttaattgaacaagaatTACAAAGTATGAATTTCCAAATATCACAAACCACTGAATCACCAACGAcattaatcaatcaaacaTTTGAATCCACCACCATCGCCACCAAGGACCCATTACCATCAGGTACTGGACCTTGTAGATCGTGTCATGAATCTATTTCTCCTGATGCCAAAGGTCAATTACGTGCCATTTATTCTAAAACTGGTGAATTATCAGGTCAATGGCATAGGAAATGTTTCCAATGTTGTTATCATGAAGGTGATGCTACAGACGGCATTAAATGtaatattcaattcaataaacATGTTCAATGTTATGTTTTTGATGATCAACCATATTGTTTCCAACATTATcatattttaaataattcaatttgtcaACATTGTGAAGACGGAATTGAAGGAGAATGTATcgaaaatgaattgatgGAAAAATGGCATTTACAATGTTTGAAATGTTCAAATTGTCATATGGGGATTAGACAAgattattatattgttAATGAACATGATATTATATGTCATGAAtgtaaaacaaataataatatggGATTAAATGTTCAAGATaggattgaaaaaagaaggacaagaatttataataatgtGTAA
- a CDS encoding uncharacterized protein (Ortholog of C. dubliniensis CD36 : Cd36_62270, C. parapsilosis CDC317 : CPAR2_602240, Candida tenuis NRRL Y-1498 : CANTEDRAFT_114419 and Debaryomyces hansenii CBS767 : DEHA2E04884g) yields MENLYTALSISLITDDKRFVFVSDDSNKAIPKFTSMLVNTCSFDTSQYCVIDLLNVHTTIDLIHQMTNFRDNQYFLKNIIIWQNVQYLTTNQHKSLYKLILQIDQFGLRGVRGKPIDIAIGNDEIISINRPQLFTIIMAFDYKAFSKKLYIYLKEKFWFAVNYNNVEEEDEQESDGLPQDSQYQETILGLRNSLADVFISPDIKGYIYSLIVFTRCHRLASLSPKSTRLPTMAIDYMHDFCKCLALWKNQSKLNQELFITPAYVKLAFRKIGYWLVDWEYNEMFAKDTQSSVLVDDDSNTLNNEIDYQKRLEISMLTGDWYGSDYFFVNEYLKSSKSKLDKKSSTGYTNKIIEDVISSVRPPL; encoded by the coding sequence ATGGAGAACTTATATACAGCATTATCTATATCATTAATTACAGACGATAAACGATTCGTTTTTGTTTCAGATGATTCCAATAAAGCCATTCCTAAATTTACAAGTATGTTAGTCAATACTTGTTCATTTGATACATCACAATATTGTGTGATTGATCTACTAAATGTTCACACGACTATCGATTTGATCCATCAAATGACTAATTTTCGTGACAATCAATactttttgaaaaacattattatttggcAAAATGTTCAGTATTTGACAACCAACCAGCATAAATCATTGTATAAACTAATTTTACAAATAGACCAATTTGGATTGAGAGGAGTTAGGGGCAAGCCAATTGATATAGCCATTGgaaatgatgaaattatatcaattaatagGCCACAATTGTTCACGATTATTATGGCTTTTGATTATAAGGCATTCAGCAAAAAgttgtatatatatttaaaagaaaaattctGGTTTGCTGTAAATTACAACAACGTGGAAGAGGAAGATGAGCAAGAGTCAGATGGACTTCCACAGGATTCACAATATCAAGAGACTATATTAGGATTAAGAAATAGCCTAGCTGATGTGTTTATCTCCCCTGACATCAAGGGATACATATAttcattgattgttttCACCCGATGTCATAGATTAGCATCTTTGTCACCAAAACTGACAAGGCTACCAACAATGGCAATTGATTATATGCATGATTTCTGCAAATGTTTAGCATTATGGAAAAACCAACTGAAATTAAACCAAGAGTTATTTATCACCCCAGCATATGTCAAGTTGGCATTCAGAAAAATTGGCTACTGGTTAGTCGATTGGGAGTATAATGAAATGTTTGCTAAAGACACTCAAAGTAGTGTGttagttgatgatgatagtAACACtttgaataatgaaataGATTATCAAAAGAGATTAGAAATAAGTATGCTCACAGGTGATTGGTATGGTAgtgattatttttttgttaatgaATATTTAAAGAGTAGTAAAAGTAAGTTGGATAAAAAAAGTTCCACTGGTTATACCAACAAGATCATTGAAGATGTAATTAGTTCAGTAAGGCCACCATTATAG